The nucleotide window cattcaagagagagctggatagagctcttaaggatagcggagtcagggggtatggggagaaggcaggaatggggtactgattgagaatgatcagccatgatcacattgaatggcggtgcgtacaggctcgaagggccgaatggccgcctcctgcacctattgtctattgtctaacgcaggttaacccactcattcctgggatggtttttgtaaacctcctctggacccttccgACACTAATAAAGGTCTTCCTGGTTTCTTGCAGGTGAacagcagcttctgtggagggtcaTGGAGGCCAAAACCCCCTCAACCGCGTTAGTGGGCTCAGACATGGAGGCTTGGTTGGAGGACATCGAGAGCCTgctaacccccctctcccccgtcccatctccacctccaccgcctcctccaGACCCGTCCAACACCGACCTCTCCCTCCTCGACGATTTGGAGCATCTCCTTGGTCCCTGGGGTGGCGGGACGGAGAAGGTGGAAGGTGGCCCATGTGCTTTGTCTCTCGATGACTTGGAAAGACTCCTGCCCTTCCAGACCGCAGAGGACCAGCCCGAGAACGTCGATGCCAACCCTGGACAGGCGCTggtaaggggaggaggggagatagaaacatggacaactcctattccttatgactataTCATAGACTGGACGTGGAGAGCAAAGTACTggtcctgtattcgctggagtttagaagatacagcacggaaacaggcccttcggcccaacctgcccacaccgaccaacatgccccatctacactaatcccacctgcccacaccgaccaacatgccccatctacactagtcccacccgcccacaccgaccaacatgccccatctacactagtcccacctgcccacaccgaccaacatgccccatctacactagtcccacctgcccacaccgaccaacatgccccatctacactagtcccacctgcccacaccgaccaacatgccccatctacactagtcccacctgcccacaccaaccaacatgccccatctacactagtcccacctgcccacaccgaccaacatgccccatctacactagtcccacccgcccacaccgaccaacatgccccatctacactagtcccacctgcccacaccgaccaacatgccccatctagactaatcccacaccgaccaacataccccatctacactagtcccacctgcccacaccgaccaacatgccccatcaacactagtcccacctgcccacaccgaccaacatgccccatctacactagtcccacctgcccacaccggccaacatgccccatctacactagtcccacctgcccacaccggccaacatgccccatctacactagtcccaccaccgtcctatccatgcacctgtccaagtgtctcttaaacgttgggatagtcccagcctcaactaccacctccggcagctcgttccatgcacccaccaccctctgtgtggaaaagttgcccctcaggttcctattaaatcttttccccttcaccttgaacccatgtcctctggtcctcgattcccctactctgggcacgagactctgtgcatctacccgatctattcctctcatgattttgtacatctctataagatcacccctcatcctcctgcgctccatggaatagagacccagcctgccccaacctctccctggagctcacaccctctagtcctggcaacatccttggtaaatcttgtctgcactctttccatgat belongs to Rhinoraja longicauda isolate Sanriku21f unplaced genomic scaffold, sRhiLon1.1 Scf000227, whole genome shotgun sequence and includes:
- the LOC144590616 gene encoding uncharacterized protein LOC144590616 codes for the protein MQSRSEQQLLWRVMEAKTPSTALVGSDMEAWLEDIESLLTPLSPVPSPPPPPPPDPSNTDLSLLDDLEHLLGPWGGGTEKVEGGPCALSLDDLERLLPFQTAEDQPENVDANPGQALNQREFCGGSPGIPGSTELSVNGVKERHPSPPPSHRERRRRRRRKRRREGEVEGEVERIGRAEELERENRRLRAQIEELAFQVQETRRLLIDSVVNCS